In Toxoplasma gondii ME49 chromosome VIII, whole genome shotgun sequence, a single genomic region encodes these proteins:
- a CDS encoding hypothetical protein (encoded by transcript TGME49_270220~Signal peptide predicted by SignalP 2.0 HMM (probability 0.757) with cleavage site probability 0.585 at residue 43~Predicted trans-membrane domain (TMHMM2.0):23-46:366-389:627-650:773-796:1030-1053:1133-1156:1266-1289), whose protein sequence is MPTSAQVGKPLKARTSLLRLRLRVLFLAFLSRLLCLSLTCLWAHLHPTYNSQSSLLHPTAPKRQDYISPSLLARRLSAPHSAALRHFHPFHLTVESAPLSLSQEQRNDRKQRAGLEEGRTRQDAPPAEQARVLVLTSVTDEGIAQLFPRRGVGSGVRTPQTQARLPSPEDAPGFLAADVAPVSALPPWGRDSRLSSSLYRGETQWEATKKQSLNSGGRRVSSGGSPASRVSSSGSSPGFQSDQRVFGNSPINEVKLDGVLWRLVVPFLSWDGEYFLTFALQKTAYYFELTHAFFPGLSVVYIHLGGFLRRLLSRAAEVADSAVPRSSSRFSASQSEESEESRSSKGFQSSPPLQDSFPFPARIDDAVVFGFAAVLVSNLAFALAALGVFEVARMHLAAEARVRGEADEQSRDSRDSACPLFPGENCSPAAAVYTAHTDSDTEGRKSVHSSSDGTQRHSYLQASWKREGEDVYVIEEERNRQMPSVERVRDENEESCRIAFLAAGWFSFSAANIHMSAAYTESLFAALTMWGLYMLLFAEHPPAGSPQSFDCLDTPEEAPQDGKDMPKAVRSKREFNAESRLNCTSVKQSRHEASSRSKEVEKASPRPCQSTCATSAVRAMGKRIRKRFLTLLLPFLLRLGATFLFFLASFLRSNGSLALAPLFFHTLRTCPLVGSLRPRGRQPRPPNASSAMVGNSPHDRKTHGSREGDKSEAAALSRRLGNSDESVEGRGRKDEATDGSVTHTAVQTQTWLCHVRGRRSYGRLLVATGYHWIFALFQAVAVVLPIFLAMAYPWYLYCACPKTSQVVTSTCHVASAFLGQTVPTPYSQDAEADSLDVLPSFVPGAEPSAGFVSSSLKESDAMPAPRQDSGYSTVSQSFGPAPLRRHTLTFSQFAYRVLAVGLPQSAASVFSRLRRFLFGSRAYWASEAEQVATEAALDSAVSLGVHAVGRNPVTGPAVETPERGCVSGPSEFGLQSGPGSLRVFLGNKERVISNAASPMPPWCSARVPNIYPWIQREYWDVYFLGFFRFKNLYLIILALPFYFLAMSCILFFLRRTWGPGRCAETLSDDAVNQGREATGELLEGEKPRHSLRGMQGSKNFNLRWSKNVTSLWRQGGRFCLSVVLDPAFGEICQLAFLMMFMFLCGNTNVFVRLSTASPILFLNMARLHDAYSWRKKHFLAKSVSSSCVSPSCCLSGRASSMTTVSRDQHQRGFRMHTKNASEHSSAADRKPDGAVSRADATGSGSCDEDIVRSGNNANCAKVPPPVGWRWWGFCSSIILLCHFLGPLFFGCYVTWT, encoded by the exons ATGCCGACAAGTGCGCAGGTAGGGAAGCCGCTGAAAGCACGGACTTcactgcttcgtctgcgtctccgcgtACTTTTCCTTGCCTTTCTGTCGCGGCTGCTGTGTCTCTCACTCACCTGCTTGTGGGCGCATCTGCATCCCACCTACAACAGCcagtcttctctgctgcaccCCACAGCTCCAAAGAGACAGGACTACATTTCGCCATCCCTCTTGGCTCGCCGTCTGTCTGCGCCGCACAGCGCGGCTCTCAGACACTTCCACCCTTTCCATCTCACAGTTGAGtctgcgcctctgtctctctcacaAGAACAACGTAACGaccggaagcagagagcaggcTTGGAGGAGGGAAGAACTCGGCAAGACGCTCCACCTGCAGAGCAAGCCAGAGTGCTCGTCCTTACATCTGTCACAGACGAAGGGATCGCGCAATTGTTTCCTCGACGCGGCGTCGggtcgggtgtacgtacacctcaaACTCAGGCGCGGTTGCCGAGCCCGGAAGACGCCCCTGGTTTTCTGGCGGCTGACGTCGCACCTGTGAGTGCTCTGCCTCCTTGGGGACGcgactcgcgtctctcgtcctcgctttacagaggagaaacgcaatgggaggcaacgaagaaacagtCTCTGAATTCTGGCGGCCGCCGCGTGTCATCTGGGGGTTCACCGGCAtcgcgtgtctcttcctccggtTCGAGCCCAGGGTTTCAGTCCGATCAGAGAGTCTTTGGGAATTCTCCAATCAACGAAGTGAAACTTGATGGCGTTCTTTGGCGCCTTGTCGTGCCCTTCCTTAGCTGGGACGGCGAATACTTTCTGACGTTTGCGCTGCAGAAGACGGCGTACTACTTTGAGCTGACGCATGCCTTCTTCCCAGGTCTCTCTgtggtgtacatacacttaGGTGGCTTCCTCCGACGCCTGCTGTCGCGCGCTGCCGAGGTCGCTGATAGTGCTGtgcctcgttcttcctcccgcttctctgccAGCCAGtcagaagagagcgaggagtcCCGGTCAAGCAAGGGATTTCagtcgtctcctcctctccaggACTCCTTTCCGTTTCCTGCGCGCATCGACGACGCCGTTGTCTTTGGCTTCGCCGCCGTGCTTGTCAGCAACTtggccttcgctctcgctgcgCTAGGTGTCTTCGAAgtggcgcgcatgcaccttGCTGCAGAGGCTCGCGTGAGGGGGGAAGCCGACGAACAAAGCAGAGACTCTCGGGATTCAGCGTGTCCACTCTTTCCTGGGGAAAACTGCTCGCCTGCTGCGGCTGTCTATACAGCTCATACTGACAGCGACACGGAAGGACGGAAGTCTGTCCATTCGTCTTCAGATGGGACACAGCGTCACTCGTACTTGCAGGCTTCATGGaaacgcgaaggcgaagacgtcTATGTTattgaagaagagagaaatcgacAAATGCCCAGTGTGGAAAGGGTCCGAGACGAAAATGAAGAGTCTTGCAGAATCGCGTTCCTTGCTGCCGGTtggttctccttctccgccgccAACATCCACATGAGTGCAGCGTACACCGAAAGTCTCTTTGCGGCGTTGACCATGTGGGGTTTGTATatgcttctcttcgctgaGCACCCACCGGCTGGGTCCCCGCAGTCTTTCGACTGTCTCGACACTCCAGAAGAGGCACCCCAGGATGGGAAGGACATGCCAAAGGCCGTAAGGAGCAAGAGGGAATTTAATGCAGAGAGTCGCTTGAACTGCACATCTGTCAAGCAGTCAAGACACGAGGCGTCTTCTCGCAGcaaggaagtcgagaaggcTTCTCCGCGTCCCTGTCAGTCGACGTGTGCAACGTCTGCCGTTCGTGCAATGGGAAAACGCATTCGCAAGCGTTTTTTGACACTTttgcttccctttctcctccgtttGGGGGCaacgtttcttttcttcttggcgTCTTTTCTCCGATCCAACGGGTCGCTTGCTCTCGCCCCGCTGTTCTTCCATACTCTCCGGACATGCCCTCTCGTTGGGTCGTTGAGACCAAGAGGCAGGCAGCCACGTCCGCCGAACGCCTCGTCGGCCATGGTAGGCAACTCGCCACACGACAGGAAAACGCACGGatcgcgagaaggcgacaaatCCGAAGCGGCAGCACTTTCCCGGCGTTTGGGAAACAGCGACGAAAGCGTGGAAGGACGTGGTAGAAAGGACGAAGCAACGGACGGCTCAGTTACACACACCGCAGTGCAGACACAGACTTGGCTTTGCCATgtcagaggacgaagaagttACGGGAGACTCCTTGTCGCCACAGGATATCACTGGATTTTTGCGCTCTTCCAGGCTGTCGCCGTCGTCTTACCTATTTTCCTAGCTATGGCTTACCCCTGGTACCTCTACTGCGCATGCCCTAAAACGTCTCAAGTCGTGACGTCGACCTGCCACGTTGCATCCGCTTTTCTCGGCCAGACTGTCCCTACACCGTATAGCCAGGACGCGGAGGCGGACTCACTGGATGTGCTCCCGTCTTTCGTACCAGGTGCTGAACCATCTGCtggtttcgtttcttcttcactgaaGGAGTCAGACGCAATGCCTGCTCCCCGCCAGGACTCTGGATACTCTACCGTGTCGCAGAGCTTCGGTCCGGCTCCCCTTCGTCGGCACACCTTGACTTTCTCGCAGTTTGCCTACCGTGTCCTTGCTGTGGGATTGCCTCAATCAGCcgcttccgttttctctcgtttgcgTCGGTTCCTTTTTGGCTCTCGTGCCTATTGGGCTTCGGAAGCTGAGCAGGTTGCAACCGAAGCAGCTCTCGACAGTGCAGTTTCACTGGGCGTACATGCAGTCGGGAGAAACCCCGTGACGGGTCCAGCtgtagagacacccgagCGCGGGTGCGTTTCTGGCCCTTCTGAATTCGGGCTTCAGTCAGGTCCAGGAAGTCTGCGGGTCTTTCTCGGCAATAAGGAACGCGTTATCTCgaacgctgcttcgccgaTGCCGCCGTGGTGTTCAGCGCGCGTTCCAAACATATACCCATGGATCCAACGCGAATACTGGGACGTCTACTTTCTAggcttcttccgcttcaaGAACTTGTACCTCATTATTCTGGCTCTGCCTTTCTACTTCCTTGCCATGTCGTGcattctcttttttctccggcGAACGTGGGGCCCGGGGCGCTGCGCCGAAACGCTGAGTGATGACGCAGTCAATCAAGGAAGGGAAGCGACTGGGGAACTGCtagagggagagaaaccgcGACACTCACTACGTGGCATGCAGGGTTCGAAGAATTTCAACTTGCGATGGTCCAAGAATGTTACTTCTCTATGGAGACAAGGTGGACGATTCTGCCTCAGCGTCGTACTGGATCCTGCCTTCGGCGAAATCTGCCAACTCGCGTTCCTCATGATGTTCATGTTTCTGTGCGGCAACACAAAC GTATTTGTTCGTCTCAGCACCGCATCACCAATTCTTTTTCTGAATATGGCGCGTCTACATGATGCATAcagctggagaaagaagcattTTCTCGCGAAAAGTGTGTCTTCGAGCTGCGTGTCGCCGTCATGCTGTCTTTCTGGGCGTGCTTCTTCGATGACAACCGTCAGCCGTGATCAACATCAGAGAGGCTTTCGCATGCACACGAAGAATGCAAGCGAGCACTCGAGTGCCGCGGACCGAAAGCCAGATGGTGCTGTCTCACGGGCTGATGCTACAGGCTCGGGCTCCTGCGACGAGGATATTGTGAGATCAGGCAACAACGCGAATTGTGCAAAGGTCCCCCCGCCTGTTGGCTGGAGATGGTGGGGCTTCTGTAGCTCTATAATTCTCCTTTGTCACTTCTTAGGTCCCCTGTTTTTTGGCTGTTACGTTACATGGACTTAG
- a CDS encoding hypothetical protein (encoded by transcript TGME49_270230) gives MSDLPTPPGQGEPRVDGGCSLSLNNADFSGDKTLSPGRDVTGGPSSRERRLSSSLSTSSTPSVAVAFPLPSSFCAGEGEDGIQIKLDGSVGMHAQPRFSSDAPWSEDPGHSVVSGCRCESFHARSTDQECAAGVAARTDRLAVNRFAAADLLAEETFVSVKLPSPPTSSTCLQQFSRGVSYSCRDERGLLQRSEKMHGDEAQTQPNDDSPAHMPKASPQDREVREKKGKALFGDGSSDEKASHAKAAGGCPTAEDPKVREAWLVREETRFLQRGGSVRHHLERRGTESITVASGVCKEAEKKNAEVFGSSVPRREPHGALVLQTHPEAGKEQCAKQRMLTDLERTLERRQERTRRGDGDGEDAVSSVFFSASILQTEAGCATDGFPVCGQRVSVGTILDDDETVSLAYPRPSVSEEDTRKEDGIGANTKSTEGRRELLLEEKDRTLGRLPSDLRSSETSELYLHPAQEVPGLRGSASPSWLAGWKGGCEVEAIPSATQRNGEGGNVEESRCMRATTGGTADLETPHISVVFGATEECAGREEEAETTKQRRTTAGQENEGIVHCAGVSETECSCSGDAGLNASVRRGGRKPPSGKAVSPVSCWETGDSSAGRMSRHLAFSAALSPTQGAAGSVQLASSEETVACKDFSLRGCFSLKGCDGREVEGYEEGNCSHAVCDGRCQTSCADILRTAAAPPGSPLGAARELNPAVGSAEICPRFLSGARELGNTQDAGGETTQGEEREADTGGDRETQGGELREETRDKWYTPLTRVMPREALQCMQREGETDRLPSDGRKQHNRAPGETRSEETLPGSHSVAQQDRIRLHSERRRPFCTEELPSDSRLEGEKRQRLSGFGVSATLAAKEETTNQTTEKHQKEGKADKEEGQTGKNEQSELDGSSAFSLLTARSSFNPALRFAELLTPSKRQISASACLLPDAERKHSNPSRSPEEDSPLFVPAVPSPPPAASPTPCLRRAVYGETLALPPCLPTSAARGKRVRTLSPPNWELPEGLVAQRTAYAEVDALTQTARETETETESQREAEIQRATGTESQCEQETQTERGMETETEIQREAEIEAEIETERETELDAEMQGRLESGSHASEGIGSVTSLESFTHISLSVASTEASPSKSNSLSGSSVADSPSPSLPLPSSSSSAFASVVSSTSCWLSSSSSESSSFFSSSSSSSSSPSTVPGRSVPAAAVPSASLEAFRASGSSSFATRLVSKCAASLDPASGAADAFLPRDPASPQPVLSQNDGERAVNSNEKRERNTRSDHRAPSHVTCGGDSSKEMSEQAAKETAGLKDGRKGISGTEEGKEEGDGEVTAVRGVCDVKSLGATCASSSDSQAPRIPPNAFTAEEVKGAPQAVCVSSDSGLLFSSSSPPTSVSSRLSVLLSTSSGLTGGRTPRDADAVSEGVSGGSAEERDAASSLPKRVSSSPLRQRPSALDGGLQTRGSSSLSPLDIRDLHSVEKVGNVRVGDRIEVCWSIASGDEEGGVELIKHESRKGAADTASACRGTQCGDNLSSTTLREADEGERRAFSLASDLGLRRTEQAHTRQATASSLSSGGGARAGRASEDEETRGGEKIVWWPAKVEMLPGQRRVGQESGRRVMLLRYSSFENFPGESAQVIFIGPNRLLHLGSPEASCQESNGTERIAEEAESYGRTLEAVGAPRRRETEHQGNRRAATCSEARAPVLIFKRPGEMPPEDYDSESDASVSIAEILQEQAHLDQEQGTAEMPSALHALHAQFASLPLLTQMNVAASYRHFADQFLTWLGDIVRTRGQGCTLSKEDIERFAATLQREERSSCLPSPWHR, from the exons ATGTCGGACTTGCCAACTCCACCCGGACAGGGTGAACCGAGGGTGGATGGCGGTTGTTCTTTGTCACTTAACAATGCGGATTTCTCCGGTGACAAGACACTCTCTCCAGGCCGTGATGTCACCGGCGGGCCTTCTTCCCGTGAgcgtcgtctctccagcTCCCTCTCCACCTCGAGCACCCCATCCGTCgctgtcgcgtttcctctaccatcttccttctgcgcgggcgaaggcgaagacggaaTCCAGATAAAACTCGACGGGAGCGtgggcatgcatgcgcagcctCGATTTTCTTCAGATGCACCCTGGTCAGAAGACCCCGGACACTCCGTCGTCTCCGGGTGTCGCTGCGAGTCTTTCCACGCAAGAAGCACAGATCAGGAATGTGCAGCGGGCGTCGCTGCTCGGACTGACCGTCTCGCTGTCAACAGGTTTGCAGCAGCTGACCTTCTCGCGGAGGAGACGTTCGTCTCTGTGAAacttccttctccgccgACTTCTTCTACCTGTCTCCAGCAGTTCAGCAGGGGGGTGAGTTACAGCTGTCGTGACGAACGTGGACTTCTGCAGAGATCAGAAAAGATGCATGGAGACGAGGCACAAACACAACCAAACGACGACAGTCCCGCTCACATGCCGAAGGCTTCTCCACAGGACAGAGAGgttcgcgagaaaaaagggaaagcGCTCTTCGGCGACGGCAGCTctgacgagaaggcgagtcACGCGAAGGCCGCAGGCGGATGCCCCACAGCAGAGGACCCCAAGGTCCGCGAGGCGTGGTTGGTCAGGGAAGAAACCAGGTTCCTTcagagaggcggaagcgTCCGCCACCATctcgagagacgaggaactgAATCGATAACTGTGGCGAGCGGTGTTTgcaaggaggcagagaagaaaaacgcggagGTCTTCGGCAGCAGCGTGCCGCGCCGCGAGCCGCACGGAGCGCTGGTGCTTCAGACGCACCCAGAGGCGGGGAAGGAGCAGTGTGCAAAACAGAGGATGTTGACGGACCTGGAGAGGACTCTGGAGAGACGTcaggagagaacgcgaagggGGGATGGGGACGGAGAGGACGCCGTGTCgagcgtttttttctcggcgtCTATTCTGCAGACGGAAGCTGGATGCGCGACCGACGGCTTCCCTGTCTGCGGGCAACGGGTGTCTGTCGGGACGATTCTGGATGACGACGAAACTGTGTCTCTTGCGTATCCCCGTCCGTCAGTTTCTGAGGAAGACACCCGCAAAGAAGATGGAATCGGGGCGAACACCAAAAGCACCGAAGGACGGCGAGAACTACTcctggaagaaaaggacCGAACACTGGGTCGGCTGCCAAGCGATTTAAGGAGCAGCGAGACCTCCGAACTGTACCTCCACCCCGCGCAGGAGGTTCCGGGATTGCGTGGAAGCGCATCTCCAAGCTGGTTGGCAGGTTGGAAAGGAGGCTGCGAAGTGGAGGCCATTCCCTCTGCAACTcagcgaaacggagaaggcggaaacgtggaagaaagccgatgcatgcgtgcgaCAACGGGTGGCACTGCAGATCTTGAAACCCCACACATTTCCGTGGTGTTTGGCGCAACAGAGGAGTGCGCAggacgcgaagaggaggcggagacgacgaagcagagacgaacgactgctggacaagaaaacgagggaatCGTGCACTGTGCTGGTGTGTCTGAGACAGAGTGTTCTTGCAGTGGCGATGCTGGCTTGAACGCATCGGtgcgcagaggaggaagaaaaccaCCAAGTGGAAAGGCGGTTTCTCCTGTCAGCTGTTGGGAAACGGGGGACAGCTCAGCAGGACGGATGTCTAGACACCTCGCGTTCTCCGCGGCGCTGTCACCTACTCAGGGGGCTGCTGGAAGCGTTCAGCTTGCTAGTTCTGAAGAAACTGTCGCGTGTAAAGATTTTTCATTAAGAGGCTGTTTTTCATTAAAAGGGTGTGACGGACGAGAAGTCGAAGGCTACGAAGAAGGGAACTGTTCTCATGCTGTCTGTGATGGCAGATGCCAAACGAGCTGCGCGGACATCCTGAGGACAGCGGCGGCGCCTCCAGGATCCCCACTCGGCGCCGCGCGAGAGCTCAACCCTGCTGTCGGTTCTGCTGAGATTTGtcctcgtttcctgtctgGTGCACGGGAGTTGGGGAACACGCAAGATGCAGGGGGAGAGACCAcgcagggagaggagagagaggcagacacagGAGGTGATAGAGAAACACAAGGGGGTGAattgagagaagaaacgagagacaaaTGGTACACGCCGCTGACGCGTGTGATGCCCCGCGAAGCtctccagtgcatgcagagagaaggcgagactgACCGGCTTCCCTCCgatggaagaaaacaacacAATCGAGCCCCGGGGGAGACACGTTCAGAAGAGACTTTGCCAGGATCACACTCAGTCGCGCAGCAAGACAGGATTCGTCTCCACTCTGAACGCCGTCGTCCTTTTTGCACGGAAGAACTCCCTTCCGACTCGAGGctcgagggcgagaagagacagcgtctTTCCGGTTTTGGGGTGTCAGCGACTCTCGCAgcaaaggaggaaacgacgaaTCAAACGACTGAGAAGCAtcagaaggaagggaaggcgGATAAGGAGGAGGggcaaacaggaaagaacgagCAGAGCGAGCTGGACGGTTCGagtgctttttctcttctcacagctcgttcttcttttAATCCAGCGCTGAGATTCGCGGAGCTTCTGACTCCAAGCAAGAGGCAAATCAGTGCGAGTGCCTGTCTTTTACCtgacgcagaaagaaagcatTCAAATCCGTCAAGGTCGCCTGAAGAAgactcgcctctcttcgtcccTGCAGTCCCTTCACCACCTCCGGCGGCCTCACCCAcgccctgtctccgtcgcgcgGTGTATGGGGAGACACTTGCGTTGCCTCCGTGTCTCCCCACCAGTGCTGCCAGAGGCAAACGCGTGCGAACTCTCTCGCCGCCCAACTGGGAACTCCCTGAGGGCCTCGTAGCTCAGAGGACAGCCTATGCAGAAGTGGACGCGCTGACGCAGACAgcacgagagacagagacagagacagagagtcaaagagaggcagagattCAAAGGGCGACAGGGACTGAGAGCCAATGTGAGCAAGAGACTCAGACAGAACGAgggatggagacagagacagagatccaaagagaggcagagattGAGGCAGAGAttgagacagaacgagagacagagctgGATGCAGAGATGCAGGGGAGACTGGAGAGCGGGTCGCATGCATCGGAGGGAATCGGTTCTGTGACGTCACTTGAATCCTTTACTCACATTTCTTTGTCTGTTGCTTCTACTGAGGCTTCCCCGTCAAAGTCCAATTCTTTGTCTGGATCGAGTGTTGCTGActccccttctccgtctcttcctctcccctcttcgtcctcttctgctttcgcttcggtcgtctcctccacttcttgctggttgtcttcttcttcctccgagtcatcttccttcttttcttcctcctcttcctcgtcttcctctccgtcgacAGTTCCGGGCAGGAGTGTTCCTGCCGCCGCGGTTCCCTCTGCGAGTCTGGAAGCCTTTCGCGCTTCcggttcctcttcgttcgccACCAGATTAGTCTCGAAGTGCGCAGCGTCTCTTGACCCTGCCTCAGGTGCCGCGGACGCTTTTCTGCCTCGTGATCCTGCCTCTCCCCAGCCTGTACTCTCGCAGAACGACGGCGAAAGAGCTGTGAACTccaacgaaaagagagaacgaaataCGCGAAGCGACCACAGAGCACCATCGCACGTGACATGTGGAGGCGACAGCTCAAAAGAAATGTCGGAGCAAGCTGCAAAGGAGACCGCAGGATTGAAAGATGGGAGGAAAGGAATCTCAGGAAcggaagaggggaaggaggagGGCGATGGAGAAGTGACAGCGGTGCGAGGGGTATGTGACGTAAAGTCGCTGGGTGCTACCTGTGCATCTTCCTCCGATTCTCAAGCGCCCAGAATTCCTCCAAATGCATTTACAGCCGAAGAGGTGAAAGGAGCGCCACAGGCAGTATGTGTTTCGTCTGATTCAggacttctcttctcttcttcctctcctccgacttctgtctcttcccgtCTGTCGGTTCTGCTGAGCACGTCGTCTGGCCTCACaggtggacgtacacctCGGGACGCAGACGCCGTTTCGGAGGGCGTTTCAGGCGGTTCcgcggaagagcgagacgcagCGAGTTCACTTCCAAAACGGGTCTCTTCGTCCCCGCTTCGTCAGCGACCTTCCGCTCTTGATGGAGGCTTGCAAACGCGAGGaagctcctctctctctcctctcgacaTCCGCGATTTGCACAGCGTTGAGAAGGTGGGGAACGTGAGGGTTGGCGACCGCATCGAGGTCTGTTGGAGCATCGCgagtggagacgaggaaggaggcgtCGAGCTAATAAAGCACGAATCGAGGAAGGGGGCGGCTGACAccgcgagtgcatgcaggggaACGCAGTGTGGAGACAACCTATCAAGCACAACTCTGCGCGAGGCGGATGAAGGGGAACGACGCGCTTTCTCGCTTGCTTCTGACCTGGGCCTGAGACGCACAGAACAAGCACACACACGGCAAGCGACAGcatcttccctttcttcagggggaggcgcgagagccggacgcgcgagcgaagacgaggaaacgcgtgGTGGAGAAAAAATCGTCTGGTGGCCAGCGAAAGTGGAGATGCTTCCAGGACAGAGACGCGTTGGACAAGAAAGCGGCAGGCGCGTCATGCTGTTGCGCTACAGTAGTTTCGAAAACTTTCCTGGAGAATCTGCGCAAGTCATTTTCATTGGACCGAACCGTCTGCTTCACTTGGGATCTCCTGAGGCATCCTGTCAGGAATCGAACGGAACGGAACGAATCGCGGAGGAGGCTGAATCGTATGGACGGACGTTGGAGGCGGTAGGCGCGCCTCggaggcgggagacagagcatCAAGGAAACAGGCGGGCGGCTACTTGCTCTGAAGCACGCGCCCCGGTCCTCATTTTCAAACGACCAGGCGAAATGCCACCGG aggACTACGACTCAGAAAGTGACGCGTCTGTTTCGATCGCCGAAATTCTGCAGGAGCAGGCACACCTAGATCAAGAGCAG GGAACAGCGGAAATGCCGAgtgcactgcatgcgctccacGCGCAGTTCGCCTCCCTCCCGCTCCTCACG caGATGAATGTAGCCGCAAGCTACCGTCATTTCGCAGATCAATTTTTG ACGTGGCTTGGTGATATTGTTCGAACGCGGGGACAGGGGTGTACCCTTTCCAAAGAAGACATTGAGCGATTTGCAGCGAccctccagagagaagaaagatccTCGTGCCTGCCCTCGCCATGGCACCGTTGA